One Aphelocoma coerulescens isolate FSJ_1873_10779 chromosome 5, UR_Acoe_1.0, whole genome shotgun sequence DNA segment encodes these proteins:
- the ABTB2 gene encoding ankyrin repeat and BTB/POZ domain-containing protein 2 isoform X6 produces MHHMQCLNTIRPGMSPVRQTRQQQPISWSPDALHTLYYFLRCPQMESMENPNLDPPRMTLSNERPFMLLPPLMEWMRVAITYAEHRRSRTVDSDDIRQTARLLLPGLDCEPRQLKPECCFSSFRRLDAKAATEKFQQDLGFRMLNCGRTDLINQAIDALGPDGVNTMDDQGMTPLMYACAAGDEAMVQMLIDAGANLDIPVPSTSPRYPSVHPDSRHWTALTFAVLHGHISVVQLLLDAGAHVEGSAVNTGEDNYTETPLQLASAAGNYELVSLLLSRGADPLLSMLEVSGMSSSLHEDMNCFSHSAAHGHRNVLRKLLTQPQQVKGDVLSLEEILAEGVESDTSSQGSCSEGQVRLGKTRMKALQEATYYSAEHGYVDITMELRALGVPWKLHVWIESLRTTFYQSRYSVVQTLLREFVTIKEEDYNEELVSEGLQLMFDILKTSKNDSINQQLASIFTHCYGSSPIPSIPEIRKTLPARLDPHFLNNKEMSDVTFLVEGKLFYAHKVLLVTASNRFKTLMTNKTEHDGHGSKTVEISDMKYNIFKMLMQYLYYGGTESMEIPTTDILELLSAASLFQLDGLQRHCEILCAQTISMDNSVNIYKYAKIHNAPELASFCEGFFLKHMSSLLEQDSFKQLIYGRNSKVQGLDPLRDLQAALAGRLHSVYVTSRV; encoded by the exons CCCCTTCatgctgctgccgccgctgaTGGAGTGGATGCGGGTGGCCATCACCTACGCCGAGCACCGGCGCAGCCGCACCGTGGACAGCGATGACATCCGGCAGAcggccaggctgctcctgccgGGGCTGGACTGCGAGCCTCGCCAGCTCAA ACCTGAGTGCTGCTTCAGCTCCTTCCGGAGACTGGATGCTAAAGCTGCTACTGAGAAATTCCAGCAGGATCTGGGCTTCCGGATGCTGAACTGCGGGAGGACGGATCTGATCAACCAAGCCATCGATGCCCTGGGCCCTGATGGGGTGAACACCATGGATGATCAG GGTATGACCCCCCTCATGTAcgcctgtgctgctggagatgAAGCCATGGTCCAAATGCTTATAGATGCTGGAGCAAATTTAGATATACCA GTGCCCAGTACCTCTCCACGCTACCCCTCGGTCCATCCCGACAGCCGGCACTGGACTGCCCTCACCTTCGCGGTGTTGCACGGGCACATCTCGGTGGTTCAG ctgctcctggatgCTGGTGCCCACGTGGAGGGCTCTGCTGTGAACACTGGTGAGGACAACTACACCGAGACCCCCCTCCAGCTGGCCTCGGCTGCAG GGAATTACGAGCTGGTCAGCTTGCTGCTCAGCAGGGGCGCCGATCCACTGCTGAGCATGCTGGAAGTCAGCGGGATGTCGTCGTCACTCCACGAGGACATGAACTGCTTCAGCCACTCGGCAGCACACGGGCACAG GAACGTCCTGCGCAAGCTCCTGACCCAGCCGCAGCAGGTGAAGGGGGAtgtgctgtccctggaggagattCTGGCCGAGGGGGTGGAGAGTGACAcctccagccagggcagctGCAGCGAGGGGCAGGTGCGGCTGGGCAAGACCCGGATGAAGGCTCTGCAGGAGGCCACGTACTACAGCGCCGAGCACGGCTACGTGGACATCACCATGGAGCTCAGGGCACTGG gagTGCCCTGGAAGCTCCACGTGTGGATCGAGTCGCTAAGGACAACCTTCTACCAGTCCCGCTACTCCGTGGTGCAGACCCTGCTGCGGGAGTTTGTCACCATCAAAGAGGAGGATTACAACGAAGAGCTGGTCAGTGAGGGGCTGCAGCTCATGTTTGACATCCTCAAAACCAGCAAA AACGATTCCATCAACCAGCAGCTCGCATCCATCTTCACCCACTGCTACGGcagcagccccattcccagcattcccgAAATCCGGAAGACTCTGCCTGCTCGGCTGG ATCCTCACTTTCTGAACAATAAGGAAATGTCTGATGTAACTTTCTTAGTGGAAGGAAAGCTCTTTTATGCACACAAAGTCCTGCTGGTTACTGCATCTAACAG GTTCAAGACACTAATGACCAATAAAACAGAGCATGATGGCCACGGCAGCAAGACTGTTGAAATCAGTGATATGAAATACAACATTTTCAAG ATGCTGATGCAGTATTTATACTATGGAGGGACAGAATCCATGGAAATTCCCACCACTGATATCTTAGAG CTGCTGTCAGCTGCCAGCCTGTTCCAGCTGGACGGCCTCCAGAGACACTGTGAAATCCTCTGTGCCCAGACCATCAGCATGGACAACTCTGTCAACATCTATAAATATGCAAAG ATTCACAACGCACCAGAACTGGCCTCTTTCTGCGAGGGCTTCTTCCTCAAGCACATGAgctccctgctggagcaggactcGTTCAAGCAGCTCATCTATGGCAGGAACAGCAAAGTGCAGGGCCTGGACCCGCTGAGggacctgcaggcagccctggctggccgCCTGCACTCCGTGTACGTCACGTCCAGGGTGTGA
- the LOC138110955 gene encoding olfactory receptor 5G3-like, with amino-acid sequence MAGSNCSQATEFVLAGFTEAPAAQVAEFLLFLLTYLVTILGNLGMIALIRVSPLLHSPMYYFLGNLAFVNLCTSTIITPRMLAGVLLGKNRITYAGCMAQVFTFDLFEMVECVLLAVMAYDRYVAVCHPLLYPLVMSPERCSRLVTGSYLLGLINGVGQTISMSSLFFCGSSAIDLFFCDISLLISLSTSNTTLSLNIQRTSSLLGVFSILVVLVSYMVIIFTVLSTSSAGGKRQALSTCASHLTTVSTFYGSLIFMYLIPRSETSRGGDKWAAVLYTVVTPMLNPLIYGLRNQVVKEAWTRLRKRKSAWIF; translated from the coding sequence ATGGCAGGAAGCAATTGCTCCCAAGCAACCGAGTTTGTCTTGGCAGGGTTCActgaggcaccagcagctcagGTTGCCGAgttcctgctgttcctgctcaCCTACCTCGTCACCATCCTGGGGAACCTTGGGATGATTGCCTTGATCAGAGTCAGTCCTCTGCTCCACTCCCCCATGTATTATTTCCTGGGCAACCTGGCTTTTGTGAACCTCTGCACTTCCACCATCATCACCCCCAGGATGTTGGCTGGGGTTTTGTTGGGGAAGAATCGAATCACCTATGCCGGGTGCATGGCTCAGGTGTTCACTTTTGACCTGTTTGAGATGGTCGAGTGTGTCCTGCTGGCTGTGATGGCTTATGACCGATACGTGGCTGTTTGCCACCCCCTGCTCTACCCCCTGGTTATGTCCCCAGAGCGCTGCTCCCGGCTGGTGACCGGGTCCTACCTCCTGGGGCTGATCAATGGCGTGGGACAAACCATCAGCATGTCCAGCTTGTTCTTCTGCGGCTCCAGCGCCATCGATCTGTTCTTCTGTGACATTTCCCTGCTGATCTCGCTCTCCACCTCCAACACCACCCTCAGCCTCAACATCCAGAGGACTTCATCTTTGCTCGGTGTTTTCAGCATCCTGGTGGTCCTGGTGTCCTACATGGTCATCATCTTCACCGTCCTGagcaccagctctgctggaggcaAGCGCCAAGCCCTCTCCACCTGTGCCTCCCACCTCACCACTGTCAGCACCTTCTATGGGTCACTGATTTTCATGTACTTAATCCCCAGGTCAGAAACCTCCAGGGGAGGAGATAAATGGGCTGCTGTGCTCTACACTGTGGTGACCCCTATGCTGAACCCCTTGATCTACGGCCTGAGGAACCAGGTGGTAAAGGAGGCTTGGACGAgactcaggaaaagaaaatcagcttGGATATTTTAA
- the LOC138110956 gene encoding olfactory receptor 5AR1-like gives MAAKGNGTSSAHFVLLGFSQQGNVQVVLFVVFLVIYVITLLGNVGLLVLIQLVAQLHTPMYFFLSSLSFLDLCYSSCITPRLLWDLLDEEKVISHAACLTQFYFYVAFATTECYLLAAMAYDRYVAICSPLLYSLSMSRGLCVLLVASSCLAGVTNATVHTGLALGLSFCGPNVIDHFYCEGPPLFALSCTDPAPNELGMFVMVGFNLAATMLAILLSYAFILAAILGPRSAAGKRKAFSTCASHLAVVVLSYGSFMAMYSRRSSRSSRLQDKVASVFYTVVTPMLNPFIYGLRNQEVKAGLWRLIGEERFC, from the coding sequence ATGGCAGCCAAAGGGAATGGAACCTCCAGTGCTCACTTTGTCCTCTTGGGATTCTCCCAACAGGGCAATGTCCAGGTTGTTCTCTTCGTGGTCTTCCTGGTGATCTACGTGATCACCCTGCTGGGGAATGTGGGGCTGCTGGTGTTGATCCAGCTGGTTGCCCAGCTCCACACCCCCATGTACTTCTtcctgagcagcctgtccttcctggacctctgttattcctccTGCATCActcccaggctgctctgggatCTCCTGGATGAGGAGAAGGTCATTTCTCATGCCGCATGCCTCACGCAGTTCTATTTCTACGTGGCCTTCGCCACCACTGAGTGCTACCTCCTGGCTGCCATGGCCTATGACCGCTACGTGGCCATCTGCAGCCCCCTGCTCTACTCCCTCTCCATGTCCCGAGGGCTCTGTGTGCTTCTGGTGGCCAGCTCATGCCTGGCAGGGGTCACAAATGCCACCGTCCACACGGGCCTGGCCCTTGGGCTGAGCTTCTGTGGCCCCAATGTCATCGACCACTTCTACTGCGAGGGGCCCCCGCTCTTCGCTCTCTCCTGCACGGACCCCGCGCCTAACGAGCTGGGGATGTTTGTCATGGTAGGCTTCAACCTGGCTGCCACCATGCTGGCCATCCTGCTCTCCTACGCCTTCATCCTGGCCGCCATCCTGGGCCCGCGCTCGGCCGCGGGGAAGCGAAAAGCCTTCTCCACCTGCGCGTCCCACCTGGCTGTCGTGGTGCTCTCCTACGGCTCCTTCATGGCCATGTACTCCCGGcgcagctccaggagctcccggctgcaggacaaggtGGCCTCGGTGTTCTACACCGTGGTCACCCCCATGCTGAACCCCTTCATCTACggcctgaggaaccaggaggtGAAGGCTGGGCTCTGGAGACTGATAGGGGAGGAAAGGTTCTGCTGA
- the LOC138110957 gene encoding olfactory receptor 8U9-like, which produces MGGNHTQPKFILLGITDTPWARAPLFGLFLLIYIITLVGNVGLMVLVWVAPSLHTPMYFFLAHFSLADVCYSTIISPKMLTDLLFGNKTISWAGCVTQFHLFALFATAECHLLATMAYDRHVAICHPLLYVTVVSPWACWQLVAWSYLVASLSALIYTSCTFGGSFCGPRQVDHFFCDASPVLRLVCSDTRASEAAIFALATANGLGTSLVILLCYGRILRTILGMRLAPSRARAFHTCTSHLVSVSVFYGALFFMYLQPASRHGSRDKVASVFYTVVSPMLNPFIYSLRNKEVKAALGKCRRRMLNHCRHQRDATHGIRESWNALGWKGH; this is translated from the coding sequence ATGGGAGGAAACCACACGCAGCCCAAATTCATCCTCCTGGGAATTACAGACACTCCGTGGGCACGGGCCCCTCTTTTTGGGCTCTTTCTGTTGATTTACATCATCACTTTGGTGGGGAACGTGGGGTTGATGGTCTTGGTTTGGGTGGCTCCCAGCCTCCACACCCCCATGTACTTCTTCCTTGCCCATTTTTCCCTGGCTGACGTCTGCTATTCCACCATCATCTCCCCCAAAATGCTCACAGACCTGTTATTTGGGAATAAAACCATTTCCTGGGCCGGCTGCGTGACACAATTCCACCTCTTTGCTCTCTTTGCCACGGCCGAGTGTCACCTCCTGGCCACCATGGCCTACGACCGGCACGTGGCCATCTGCCACCCCCTGCTTTACGTCACAGTCGTGTCCCCTTGGGCCTGCTGGCAGCTGGTGGCCTGGTCCTACCTCGTGGCCTCCCTCAGTGCCCTCATCTACACCAGCTGCACATTTGGGGGCTCCTTCTGTGGGCCCCGCCAGGTCGACCACTTCTTCTGCGACGCCAGCCCTGTGCTGAGGCTGGTGTGCTCCGACACCCGCGCCAGCGAGGCCGCCATCTTCGCCCTGGCCACCGCCAACGGGCTGGGCACCAGCCTGGTCATCCTGCTCTGCTACGGCCGCATCCTCCGCACCATCCTGGGCATGCGCTTGGCACCCAGCAGGGCCAGAGCCTTCCACACCTGCACCTCCCACCTGGTGTCCGTGTCCGTGTTCTATGGGGCTCTGTTCTTCATGTACCTGCAGCCGGCGTCCCGGCACGGCAGCCGGGACAAGGTGGCCTCTGTCTTCTACACCGTGGTCAGCCCCATGCTCAACCCtttcatctacagcctgaggaacaaGGAGGTGAAGGCAGCGCTGGGGAAGTGCAGGAGGAGGATGTTAAACCACTGCCGGCATCAGAGAGATGCCACTCATGGCATCAGGGAGtcctggaatgctttgggttggaagggacattaa